In a single window of the Streptomyces sp. NBC_00094 genome:
- a CDS encoding serine hydrolase, producing MRRTPTRRLFAAALLVASVLAPTALVPAPAVQAAGVDRYGQDDRPPGGLGPEVNARLDKAIEDVRRKAEIPGVVVGVWMPGKGSYVRATGVADTATREPMSAHSYIRIGSETKTFTVTALLQLVDDGRVGLDDPIAKYVPGVRNGHRITLRHLAEMRSGLFPYTSDADFVHDLLSDPQRSYTPEELLAYGMKHKNTFKPGAQFQYSNSNLVLLGLVVEKVTGQRLQDVIRNRVLRPSHLFHTLFPEGAEFPEPHSRGYTDQTLSGRIEDATDWNPSWAWAAGAMISNLHDLRHWAEVVATGKLLSPETQAQRLKTLPTGFPGTTYGLGIFETNGWIGHNGSLPGYETVTVYLPAQKATMVLMLNTDARHLDNQEPSTLLAQAVTRIITPDNVYDGGTAPR from the coding sequence ATGCGACGTACCCCCACCCGCCGTCTGTTCGCCGCGGCCCTGCTCGTGGCGTCCGTGCTCGCTCCGACGGCCCTGGTTCCCGCTCCGGCCGTCCAGGCCGCGGGCGTCGACCGGTACGGCCAGGACGACCGCCCGCCGGGCGGGCTCGGCCCCGAGGTGAACGCGCGCCTGGACAAGGCCATCGAGGACGTACGCAGGAAGGCCGAGATCCCCGGCGTGGTCGTCGGCGTGTGGATGCCCGGCAAGGGCAGCTACGTACGGGCGACCGGTGTCGCGGACACCGCCACCCGCGAGCCGATGTCCGCCCACTCGTACATCCGGATCGGCAGCGAGACCAAGACCTTCACCGTGACCGCGCTGCTCCAGCTCGTCGACGACGGCCGGGTCGGGCTCGACGATCCGATCGCGAAGTACGTCCCCGGCGTGCGCAACGGCCACCGGATCACGCTCCGTCACCTCGCGGAGATGCGCAGCGGCCTGTTCCCGTACACCTCGGACGCGGACTTCGTCCACGACCTGCTGAGCGACCCGCAGCGTTCGTACACGCCGGAGGAGTTGCTCGCGTACGGCATGAAGCACAAGAACACCTTCAAGCCGGGCGCGCAGTTCCAGTACTCCAACTCCAACCTGGTCCTGCTCGGCCTGGTGGTCGAGAAGGTGACCGGTCAGCGGCTCCAGGACGTCATCCGCAACCGGGTGCTCCGCCCGTCCCACCTCTTCCACACGCTCTTCCCGGAGGGGGCCGAGTTCCCCGAGCCGCACTCCCGCGGCTACACCGACCAGACGCTGAGCGGCCGGATCGAGGACGCCACGGACTGGAACCCCAGTTGGGCCTGGGCGGCCGGCGCGATGATCTCGAACCTCCACGACCTGCGCCACTGGGCCGAGGTCGTCGCCACCGGGAAGCTGCTCAGCCCCGAGACACAGGCGCAGCGGCTCAAGACCCTGCCGACCGGCTTCCCCGGTACCACCTACGGCCTCGGCATCTTCGAGACCAACGGTTGGATCGGGCACAACGGCTCCCTGCCCGGGTACGAGACGGTGACCGTCTACCTGCCCGCGCAGAAGGCCACGATGGTCCTCATGCTGAACACGGACGCCCGCCACCTCGACAACCAGGAGCCGTCCACGCTCCTCGCCCAAGCGGTCACCCGAATCATCACCCCGGACAACGTGTACGACGGCGGGACCGCCCCGCGCTGA
- a CDS encoding nuclear transport factor 2 family protein: MTLQDPDIAEAIERELRLLDPAVRASRALAAELHDPEFSEIGSSGRRWTYEEILAALPEMTGSAGNGPRHEATAFTGTVLAPGIVHLTYESVLDGHRARRSSIWRRTPGAPGDTPLRLYYHQGTPVPEDLR, from the coding sequence ATGACCCTCCAGGATCCCGACATCGCCGAGGCCATCGAGCGCGAACTGCGCCTGCTGGACCCGGCCGTCCGTGCCTCCCGCGCCCTCGCCGCCGAACTCCACGACCCCGAGTTCTCCGAGATCGGCTCCTCAGGCCGCCGCTGGACGTACGAGGAGATACTCGCCGCGCTCCCCGAGATGACGGGCAGCGCCGGGAACGGCCCCCGCCACGAAGCCACGGCCTTCACGGGCACGGTGCTGGCCCCCGGAATCGTCCACCTCACGTACGAGTCGGTACTCGACGGCCACCGGGCCCGCCGCAGCTCGATCTGGCGCCGCACCCCCGGAGCGCCGGGCGACACACCCCTGCGGCTCTACTACCACCAGGGCACCCCCGTCCCCGAAGACCTCCGGTGA
- a CDS encoding arylsulfatase: protein MSTAPPRRDPYEGFPGRVGRTFADSAPAWPTRTTPPAKAPNIVVVLVDDMGFSDIGPFGSEIPTPVLDGLADDGVRLTNYHTMPLCSPARAALLTGLNPHRVGYAMVANADPGFPGYGMEIADDIPTVAELLHDAGYATYAVGKWHLVRDSASNAADDRANWPLQKGFDQYYGVLEGLTSLFHPHQLVRDNSPLDIDEFPDDYYYTDDITDRAISMVTSLRAHDPDKPFLLYLAHNAVHGPLQAKAEDIARHRGRYDEGWDVLRERRFAAQLAAGLFPPGTELPARNSESGLDVPAWDSLTEDQQRLYARYMEVYAALVDNIDQNLGRLTDTLAALGELDNTIVVFTSDNGGTGEGGLEGTRSYFSRFVHHPRLPGDWDPDVDRDPELIGGPRSLVHYPRGWGMASNTPFRLYKGHTYAGGVRVPFVLSWPEGVRDGRLATGLRSQYQYVTDIAPTLLELAGLDRPESRRGVPLQEVDGFSFTPVLADPAHASTHPEQYCEMTGNRSHYRDGRKLVTLHRPGTPYDDSEWALYDIRTDPTEIHDLAAEHPETVKELSAAWEEAAWRNGVFPLPDHSGALARRNPAEQRLTRPVTLLPGTPELERYRSSRLVSLRSFEIAVAIEETGDGVLVSHGDQGGGYSLYVENGRLTFAYNEYGRLHETDAGPLARGPHEIFLVATAEEGLRWRFTVLVDGEHRAAPDSVHQLVGMAPFQGISVGIDRKSPVSWPLFERHRTFRYTGRLRSVTYRPGAPGPDAPEAVAAALKEAAAAFE, encoded by the coding sequence ATGAGCACCGCTCCGCCCCGCCGCGACCCCTACGAAGGCTTCCCCGGCCGGGTCGGCCGCACCTTCGCCGACTCCGCACCCGCCTGGCCGACCCGTACGACCCCGCCGGCCAAGGCCCCCAACATCGTCGTCGTCCTCGTCGACGACATGGGCTTCAGCGACATCGGACCCTTCGGCTCCGAGATCCCCACGCCGGTCCTGGACGGCCTCGCCGACGACGGCGTACGCCTCACCAACTACCACACCATGCCGCTCTGCTCACCGGCCCGCGCCGCCCTGCTCACCGGCCTCAACCCGCACCGCGTCGGCTACGCCATGGTCGCCAACGCCGACCCCGGGTTCCCCGGCTACGGCATGGAGATCGCCGACGACATCCCCACCGTCGCCGAACTCCTCCACGACGCCGGATACGCCACCTACGCCGTCGGCAAGTGGCACCTCGTCCGCGACTCCGCCTCCAACGCGGCCGACGACCGCGCCAACTGGCCCCTCCAGAAGGGCTTCGACCAGTACTACGGCGTCCTGGAGGGCCTCACCAGCCTCTTCCACCCGCACCAGCTCGTCCGGGACAACAGCCCCCTCGACATCGACGAGTTCCCCGACGACTACTACTACACCGACGACATCACCGACCGGGCCATCTCCATGGTGACGTCGCTCCGCGCCCACGATCCCGACAAGCCCTTCCTCCTCTACCTCGCCCACAACGCCGTCCACGGCCCCCTCCAGGCCAAGGCGGAGGACATCGCCCGTCACCGCGGCCGCTACGACGAGGGCTGGGACGTCCTGCGCGAGCGCCGCTTCGCCGCCCAGCTCGCCGCCGGACTCTTCCCGCCCGGCACCGAACTCCCCGCCCGCAACAGTGAATCCGGTCTCGACGTCCCCGCCTGGGATTCCCTGACGGAAGATCAGCAGCGGCTTTACGCCCGCTACATGGAGGTGTACGCGGCTCTCGTCGACAACATCGACCAGAACCTCGGCCGGCTCACCGACACCCTCGCCGCGCTCGGTGAACTCGACAACACCATCGTCGTCTTCACCTCCGACAACGGAGGCACGGGGGAGGGCGGGCTCGAAGGCACCCGCTCCTACTTCAGCCGCTTCGTCCACCATCCCCGCCTCCCCGGGGACTGGGACCCCGACGTCGACCGCGACCCGGAACTCATCGGCGGCCCCCGCAGTCTCGTCCACTACCCCCGCGGCTGGGGCATGGCCTCCAACACGCCCTTCCGCCTCTACAAGGGCCACACCTACGCCGGCGGCGTCCGCGTCCCCTTCGTCCTCTCCTGGCCCGAAGGGGTACGGGACGGCAGGCTCGCGACCGGGCTGCGCTCCCAGTACCAGTACGTCACCGACATCGCTCCCACCCTCCTCGAGCTCGCCGGTCTCGACCGCCCCGAGAGCCGTCGGGGCGTCCCCCTCCAGGAAGTCGACGGCTTCAGCTTCACGCCCGTCCTCGCCGACCCCGCCCACGCCTCGACCCACCCCGAGCAGTACTGCGAGATGACCGGCAACCGCAGCCACTACCGCGACGGCCGCAAACTCGTCACCCTCCACCGGCCCGGGACCCCGTACGACGACTCCGAATGGGCCCTCTACGACATCCGTACCGACCCCACCGAGATCCACGATCTGGCCGCCGAACACCCGGAAACGGTAAAGGAGTTGTCGGCCGCCTGGGAGGAGGCCGCCTGGCGCAACGGCGTCTTCCCGCTGCCCGACCACAGCGGCGCCCTCGCCCGCCGCAACCCCGCCGAGCAGCGGCTCACCCGCCCCGTCACCCTGCTGCCCGGCACCCCGGAACTGGAGCGCTACCGCTCCTCCCGGCTCGTCTCCCTGCGCTCCTTCGAGATCGCCGTGGCCATCGAGGAGACCGGCGACGGAGTCCTCGTCTCCCACGGCGACCAGGGCGGCGGCTACAGCCTGTACGTCGAGAACGGCCGCCTGACCTTCGCGTACAACGAGTACGGCCGTCTCCACGAGACCGACGCGGGCCCCCTCGCTCGCGGCCCGCACGAGATCTTCCTCGTCGCCACGGCGGAGGAGGGCCTCCGCTGGCGATTCACCGTGCTCGTGGACGGCGAACACCGGGCCGCGCCCGACAGCGTCCACCAACTCGTCGGCATGGCCCCCTTCCAGGGCATCAGTGTGGGCATCGACCGCAAGTCACCCGTCTCGTGGCCCCTCTTCGAACGGCACCGCACCTTCCGCTACACCGGCAGGCTCCGCTCCGTCACCTACCGCCCCGGAGCACCCGGCCCCGACGCACCCGAGGCCGTCGCGGCGGCCCTCAAGGAGGCGGCGGCGGCCTTCGAGTAA
- a CDS encoding formylglycine-generating enzyme family protein: MLELPGGTFRMGDAFGEGYPADREGPVREVTVAPFAIDATAVTNAQYAEFAEATGYRTDAERFGSSFVFHLLLHPAAVGHVLGRVPQAPWWLGVTGAAWHSPEGPGSDLEGRADHPVVHVSYDDAQAYCAWAGVRLPTEAEWEYAARGGLDGARYPWGDDFTPGGREMCNTWTGDFPHRSDRPGGRIGTVPVTAYEPNGHGLHNTSGNVWEWCADAFDPTDAFAPTEALAANDACAPADGLAPADPYDPAGAGSRADAALPAERVIRGGSYLCHASYCNRYRVAARSHNTPDSSTGHGGFRTARTLPPEGPASV; the protein is encoded by the coding sequence ATGCTGGAGCTCCCCGGCGGCACCTTCCGCATGGGCGACGCCTTCGGCGAGGGCTACCCCGCCGACCGCGAGGGACCCGTACGGGAGGTCACCGTCGCCCCCTTCGCGATCGACGCCACCGCCGTCACCAACGCCCAGTACGCGGAGTTCGCGGAGGCCACCGGGTACCGCACCGACGCCGAACGCTTCGGCTCCTCCTTCGTCTTCCACCTCCTGCTCCACCCCGCCGCGGTGGGCCACGTCCTCGGCCGGGTCCCGCAGGCCCCCTGGTGGCTCGGCGTCACCGGGGCCGCCTGGCACAGCCCCGAGGGCCCCGGCTCCGACCTCGAAGGCCGCGCCGACCACCCCGTCGTCCACGTCTCGTACGACGACGCCCAGGCCTACTGCGCGTGGGCGGGCGTCCGGCTGCCGACCGAGGCGGAGTGGGAGTACGCGGCCCGCGGCGGCCTCGACGGCGCCCGCTATCCGTGGGGCGACGACTTCACCCCCGGCGGCCGGGAGATGTGCAACACCTGGACCGGCGACTTCCCGCACCGCTCCGACCGCCCCGGCGGACGCATCGGTACCGTGCCCGTGACGGCTTACGAGCCCAACGGCCACGGCCTCCACAACACCTCCGGCAACGTCTGGGAGTGGTGCGCCGACGCCTTCGACCCGACCGACGCCTTCGCACCGACCGAGGCCCTCGCAGCGAACGACGCCTGCGCACCGGCAGACGGCCTCGCCCCGGCCGACCCGTACGACCCCGCCGGTGCGGGCTCCCGGGCCGATGCCGCCCTTCCCGCCGAGCGCGTCATCCGAGGCGGCTCCTACCTCTGCCACGCCTCCTACTGCAACCGCTACCGGGTCGCCGCCCGCTCCCACAACACCCCCGACTCCTCGACCGGCCACGGCGGATTCCGCACCGCCCGCACGCTTCCCCCGGAAGGACCCGCCTCCGTATGA
- a CDS encoding ABC transporter ATP-binding protein translates to MTTPPLLEVQGLDVEFATPDGGALHAVRDVSFTIRRGETLAVVGESGSGKSTTALALLRMLPGTGRISGGSVRLDGQDLVTADAAALRAVRGARIGMVFQDPMTALNPVLTVGRHLDEVLRAHDGRAAGDGRATGDGGAAEDAGGRHDKAVRRDKAARHDKPVRRDKAARRARAVELLRLVGIPDPERRLDDHPHQFSGGQRQRVLIAMALAGEPDVLLADEPTTALDATVQDQILTLLGDLTRTTGTALVLITHNMGVVARACDRVLVMYGGTVVEDGPTAEVLTRPRHPYTAGLLAAVPRLSAPSGTRLTGIPGTPPDLSLPLAGCAFAARCALAEDRCHTAVPPLAAVTETVRAACLPAAERTEPLPPPPPPVLIDRPAPGAVVLTAEGIRKTYKGRGRRSLTALDGVSLTLAAGETLGVVGESGSGKSTLARVLAHAHPADGGRILLDGRDVTRPGRAELHAVRRRVQLVFQDPYASLNPRMTVGEIVAEPLRAFGTVAPGERAARVAELLRRVGLDPAAADRHPRSFSGGQRQRVGIARALAPEPTVLICDEPVSALDVSVQAQIVGLLTDLQRDLGLALVFIAHDLAVVRQVSHRIAVMHEGRIVETGGADELCEHPRDPYTRALLAAVPEPVPVRVPVGAVSA, encoded by the coding sequence ATGACCACCCCGCCGCTCCTCGAAGTCCAGGGCCTGGACGTGGAGTTCGCCACCCCCGACGGAGGTGCGCTGCACGCGGTACGGGACGTGTCGTTCACGATCCGCCGGGGCGAGACCCTCGCCGTCGTCGGCGAGTCGGGCTCCGGCAAGTCGACCACCGCCCTCGCCCTGCTCCGCATGCTCCCCGGCACCGGCCGGATCAGCGGCGGCTCCGTCCGCCTCGACGGACAGGACCTCGTCACGGCCGACGCGGCCGCACTGCGAGCCGTACGCGGAGCCCGTATCGGCATGGTCTTCCAGGACCCGATGACGGCCCTCAACCCCGTCCTCACCGTCGGCCGCCATCTGGACGAGGTCCTCCGCGCCCACGACGGCAGGGCGGCCGGTGACGGCAGGGCGACCGGTGACGGCGGGGCTGCCGAGGACGCCGGAGGCCGCCACGACAAGGCCGTTCGTCGCGACAAGGCCGCCCGCCACGACAAGCCCGTCCGTCGAGACAAGGCCGCCCGTCGCGCCCGCGCCGTCGAGCTCCTCCGGCTCGTCGGCATCCCCGACCCCGAGCGCCGTCTCGACGACCACCCACACCAGTTCTCCGGCGGACAGCGCCAACGCGTCCTCATCGCCATGGCCCTCGCCGGCGAACCCGACGTCCTCCTCGCCGACGAACCCACCACCGCCCTCGACGCCACCGTCCAGGACCAGATCCTCACCCTCCTCGGCGACCTCACCCGTACCACCGGCACCGCACTCGTCCTCATCACCCACAACATGGGCGTCGTCGCCCGCGCCTGCGACCGCGTCCTCGTCATGTACGGCGGCACCGTCGTCGAGGACGGCCCCACCGCCGAGGTCCTGACCCGCCCCCGGCACCCCTACACCGCCGGACTCCTCGCCGCCGTGCCCCGGCTCTCGGCCCCCTCCGGTACCCGGCTCACCGGCATCCCCGGCACCCCGCCCGACCTGAGTCTGCCCCTCGCGGGCTGCGCCTTCGCCGCCCGCTGCGCACTCGCGGAGGACCGCTGCCACACGGCCGTCCCCCCGCTCGCCGCCGTCACGGAGACCGTCCGGGCCGCCTGCCTGCCCGCCGCCGAACGCACCGAACCCCTGCCGCCACCCCCGCCGCCCGTCCTGATCGACCGGCCCGCACCCGGCGCCGTCGTCCTGACCGCCGAGGGCATCCGCAAGACGTACAAGGGCCGCGGGCGCCGCTCCCTCACCGCACTCGACGGCGTCTCCCTCACCCTCGCGGCGGGCGAGACCCTCGGTGTCGTCGGTGAGTCAGGCTCCGGCAAGTCCACCCTCGCCCGGGTCCTCGCCCACGCCCACCCCGCCGACGGCGGCCGGATCCTCCTGGACGGCCGGGACGTCACCCGCCCCGGCCGGGCCGAGCTGCACGCCGTACGCCGCCGCGTCCAGCTGGTCTTCCAGGACCCGTACGCCTCGCTCAACCCCCGCATGACCGTCGGCGAGATCGTCGCCGAACCGCTCCGCGCGTTCGGCACCGTCGCCCCGGGGGAACGCGCCGCGCGCGTCGCGGAGCTCCTGCGGCGGGTCGGCCTGGACCCGGCCGCCGCCGACCGGCACCCCCGCTCCTTCTCGGGCGGGCAGCGCCAGCGCGTCGGCATCGCCCGCGCCCTCGCCCCCGAGCCGACCGTCCTCATATGCGACGAGCCCGTGTCCGCGCTCGACGTCTCCGTCCAGGCCCAGATCGTCGGCCTGCTCACCGACCTCCAGCGCGACCTGGGACTCGCCCTCGTCTTCATCGCCCACGACCTGGCCGTCGTCCGCCAGGTCAGTCACCGGATCGCCGTCATGCACGAGGGCCGGATCGTCGAGACCGGCGGCGCCGACGAGCTGTGCGAGCACCCCCGCGACCCGTACACCCGGGCGCTGCTCGCCGCCGTACCCGAACCCGTACCGGTACGGGTTCCCGTCGGGGCGGTGTCCGCGTGA
- a CDS encoding ABC transporter permease: MTTLAAAKPPLARRPRHPYRAALATARGRTGLALVGLVVLVGLLAPLLSGHGPTDQSALALAGPGTPGHPLGTDDLGRDLLARLLHGIRADLGIIAVAVPLGAALGCLLALAAAAHPVADTVIQRAFDLVLAFPGLILALAVTAILGPGRLPVILVIALAEIPVFGRLLRTGILVQRGREYVTAARVGGTSGGRILTRHILPNAADPLVVQLAVSLTVAVFIEGAMSFLGVGVRPPEPTLGAVLSQSMPYLAQAPHFAAGPLVTVTALVLGLSLTAEALNREIRR; this comes from the coding sequence ATGACCACCCTCGCAGCGGCCAAGCCGCCCCTCGCCCGCCGGCCCCGCCACCCCTACCGGGCCGCCCTCGCCACCGCCCGCGGCCGCACCGGCCTCGCCCTCGTCGGCCTGGTCGTGCTCGTCGGCCTCCTCGCACCGCTCCTCTCCGGCCACGGCCCCACCGATCAGAGCGCCCTCGCGCTCGCCGGGCCCGGCACCCCCGGCCACCCGCTCGGCACCGACGACCTCGGCCGCGACCTCCTCGCCCGCCTCCTCCACGGCATCCGCGCGGACCTCGGCATCATCGCCGTCGCCGTCCCGCTCGGCGCCGCCCTCGGCTGCCTCCTCGCCCTGGCGGCCGCCGCCCACCCGGTCGCCGACACCGTCATCCAGCGCGCCTTCGACCTGGTCCTCGCCTTCCCCGGACTGATCCTGGCACTGGCCGTCACCGCGATCCTCGGCCCCGGCCGGCTGCCCGTGATCCTCGTCATCGCCCTCGCGGAGATCCCCGTCTTCGGGCGGCTCCTCCGCACGGGCATCCTCGTCCAGCGCGGCCGGGAGTACGTGACGGCCGCCCGGGTGGGCGGTACCTCCGGCGGCCGGATCCTCACCCGGCACATCCTGCCCAACGCCGCCGACCCGCTCGTCGTCCAGCTCGCGGTCTCCCTCACCGTCGCCGTCTTCATCGAGGGCGCCATGAGCTTCCTCGGCGTAGGAGTGCGGCCCCCGGAACCCACGCTGGGAGCCGTCCTCAGCCAGTCCATGCCCTATCTCGCGCAGGCCCCGCACTTCGCCGCCGGACCGCTCGTGACCGTGACCGCGCTCGTCCTCGGCCTCTCCCTGACCGCCGAGGCACTGAACCGGGAGATACGCCGATGA
- a CDS encoding ABC transporter permease has translation MSGYLLRRLPSALLVLLLASFLVFAVLRLVPGDPAAVLAGPDASAATEAAIRAHLGLDDPLPAQYARWIGGLLTGDLGPSYAIGGQTADLIGDGIGATVELTLGALLFVVVLGAAFGIVGATSRNRWLRGAVRILTTGALAVPPFVTGVLLVLLFAVLLGVLPPGGRVPLLTAPDLGVQYLLLPALCLALPSAAVLGRYLEDSIGRALAEDYVRTATAAGIAPRRLLWRHALPNALPPVVTLLGMQTGHLLGGAVLVEAIFAWPGLGQLAEQALVRRDYPVVQDLLLLLVTVFVLVQLLTDLVHARLDPRIRWE, from the coding sequence ATGAGCGGCTATCTGCTGCGGAGGCTCCCCTCCGCCCTCCTTGTCCTCCTCCTCGCGTCCTTCCTCGTCTTCGCCGTCCTCCGGCTGGTCCCCGGCGACCCCGCGGCCGTCCTCGCCGGACCCGACGCGAGCGCCGCGACCGAGGCGGCGATCCGCGCCCACCTCGGCCTCGACGATCCGCTGCCCGCCCAGTACGCGCGGTGGATCGGCGGACTCCTCACCGGCGACCTGGGACCCTCGTACGCGATCGGTGGCCAGACCGCCGACCTCATCGGCGACGGCATCGGCGCCACCGTCGAACTCACCCTCGGGGCCCTGCTGTTCGTCGTCGTCCTCGGCGCCGCCTTCGGCATCGTCGGCGCGACCTCCCGCAACCGCTGGCTCCGGGGCGCCGTACGGATCCTCACCACCGGAGCGCTCGCCGTACCGCCCTTCGTCACCGGCGTCCTCCTCGTCCTCCTCTTCGCCGTCCTCCTCGGCGTCCTGCCACCCGGCGGACGCGTCCCGCTCCTCACCGCACCCGACCTCGGCGTCCAGTACCTGCTGCTGCCCGCCCTCTGCCTCGCCCTGCCCAGCGCCGCCGTCCTCGGCCGCTACCTGGAGGACAGCATCGGGCGCGCCCTCGCCGAGGACTACGTCCGCACCGCCACCGCGGCCGGCATCGCACCCCGGCGCCTCCTCTGGCGCCACGCCCTGCCCAACGCCCTCCCGCCCGTCGTCACCCTCCTCGGCATGCAGACCGGCCACCTCCTCGGCGGCGCCGTCCTCGTCGAGGCGATCTTCGCCTGGCCGGGCCTCGGCCAGCTCGCCGAACAGGCCCTGGTCCGCCGCGACTACCCCGTCGTCCAGGACCTCCTGCTCCTCCTCGTCACCGTCTTCGTCCTCGTCCAGCTCCTGACCGACCTCGTCCATGCCCGGCTCGACCCCCGGATCAGGTGGGAGTGA
- a CDS encoding ABC transporter substrate-binding protein produces the protein MTESYPTTPSAPSRRSTLRAAGGGALLLGLGLTGCRSAVSEAEAPAGKAGEAGKAGAEPRRGGTLTVAVNTDFTPSLLFAQSGQSLQHRLIYNTLTRYDDRLTPQPELATSWEYAKDGRSITLALRSGVTFHDGRPFTADDVIFAVKNLQNPLRAAQLRATAAAVTGFEKRGDHELVLKLAHPVNNLFDLFEFMIITDPNSVEDAVTGKRLNGTGPFKLTKWSPGSGLSFTRNETYWQPDRPYLDGVEFRIVPQADALLSSLRTGQSQLSFSVPGKNLTVVASAPDLAISEYSTGGGALYLGVNTTVAPLNDKTVRQALAWGIDRERILQQVLGGYGLASATPWPKSSPAFTEAGRTHYTHNPGKARELLRSAGHTRLDLPLLHINLPGETALAEAVQYDLRQIGVHVTLQPTDPATAQKNLISQTMPGLWTMSHSFAQVQPSTLAVSAYPFNEAKNTSKYRSAAYTKVVREAWTAPADGARANTLRQQITDTLLDEAFIIDLAIRGAVQVSAKKLHGVTLNKFSYLNLDDAYLAG, from the coding sequence ATGACCGAGTCGTACCCCACCACGCCCTCCGCCCCCTCCCGGCGCTCCACCCTGCGTGCCGCGGGCGGTGGCGCCCTGCTCCTCGGACTCGGTCTCACGGGCTGCCGCTCCGCGGTCTCCGAGGCCGAGGCCCCGGCGGGCAAGGCGGGCGAGGCCGGCAAGGCCGGGGCGGAGCCCCGGCGCGGCGGCACCCTCACCGTCGCCGTCAACACGGACTTCACGCCCAGCCTGCTCTTCGCCCAGAGCGGCCAGTCGCTGCAGCACCGGCTGATCTACAACACCCTCACCCGCTACGACGACCGACTGACGCCCCAGCCGGAACTCGCCACCTCGTGGGAGTACGCGAAGGACGGCCGGAGCATCACCCTCGCCCTCCGCAGCGGCGTCACCTTCCACGACGGCCGCCCCTTCACCGCCGACGATGTGATCTTCGCGGTGAAGAACCTTCAGAACCCGCTCCGCGCCGCCCAGTTGAGAGCCACGGCCGCCGCGGTCACCGGCTTCGAGAAGCGCGGCGACCACGAGCTCGTCCTGAAGCTCGCCCACCCGGTGAACAACCTCTTCGACCTGTTCGAGTTCATGATCATCACCGATCCGAACAGCGTCGAGGACGCCGTCACCGGCAAGAGGCTCAATGGCACCGGCCCCTTCAAGCTCACCAAGTGGAGCCCCGGCTCGGGCCTCAGTTTCACCCGCAACGAGACGTACTGGCAGCCCGACCGCCCCTACCTCGACGGCGTCGAGTTCCGCATCGTGCCCCAGGCCGACGCACTCCTCTCCTCCCTCCGCACCGGACAGTCCCAACTCTCCTTCAGCGTCCCCGGCAAGAACCTCACCGTCGTCGCCTCCGCCCCCGACCTCGCCATCAGCGAGTACTCCACCGGCGGCGGCGCCCTCTATCTCGGCGTCAACACCACCGTCGCCCCGCTGAACGACAAGACCGTCCGGCAGGCCCTCGCCTGGGGCATCGACCGCGAGCGGATCCTCCAGCAGGTCCTCGGCGGCTACGGACTCGCCTCCGCCACCCCCTGGCCCAAGTCCTCGCCCGCCTTCACCGAGGCCGGCCGCACCCACTACACGCACAACCCCGGCAAGGCCCGCGAACTCCTCAGGTCCGCCGGCCACACCCGGCTCGACCTGCCGCTCCTCCACATCAACCTGCCCGGCGAGACGGCGCTCGCCGAGGCCGTCCAGTACGACCTCCGGCAGATCGGCGTCCACGTCACCCTCCAGCCCACCGACCCCGCCACCGCCCAGAAGAACCTCATCTCCCAGACGATGCCCGGCCTCTGGACCATGAGCCACAGCTTCGCCCAGGTCCAGCCGTCCACCCTCGCCGTCAGCGCCTACCCCTTCAACGAGGCCAAGAACACCTCGAAGTACCGCTCCGCCGCCTACACGAAGGTCGTCCGCGAGGCCTGGACCGCACCCGCCGACGGCGCCCGTGCCAACACCCTCCGGCAGCAGATCACCGACACCCTCCTCGACGAGGCGTTCATCATCGACCTGGCCATCCGAGGCGCCGTCCAGGTCTCCGCCAAGAAGCTCCACGGCGTGACGCTCAACAAGTTCTCCTATCTCAACCTCGACGACGCCTACCTGGCGGGCTGA
- a CDS encoding putative leader peptide, with translation MRGAGDVVSECDLHRLTAPRGRCHITPVNPDMRLISRRHVDLCRQASAVCAVRV, from the coding sequence ATGAGGGGGGCAGGTGATGTCGTCTCAGAATGTGATCTCCACCGGTTGACCGCCCCGCGAGGCCGCTGTCATATTACTCCCGTGAATCCGGACATGCGCCTCATCTCCCGCAGGCACGTCGACCTCTGTCGACAGGCCAGCGCGGTCTGTGCCGTCCGCGTCTGA